ctcccctttgtctagaattataacaagctgagaacacattcggaaactcaggtgttttaagttcattcgaacctctaagaggtctgtgggtctcttgtaaaaggacaacatctgcctgtagttttttgagttggttaaatatttttaacctcctttctctggagccagcttcATTCATATTCCATGTAACAAACCTCAGTGGCCCCATAGATGTCTGTGTATAACTAGGGGTGTACGCTGTGTGTGTCGcctagacaggtggagagaatacatCACTTGTTCAtgaataaagagaaggagagagagaaaaaatgggtggcgagatgctccctgagtccgactatgtgtgtgcatatttactaatatgagtacgcttggcttaagtgtgtgtatccTATATGACTGCGTacgctgtctgactgatgtaaatgtgctgccgttgagcgcatgATTGTGCGTGATCGTGCTGTGCgtatgtgtcgaaataaaggatgttgtttgtggatgagtgtggaagcaggtgatcgaagcagtgaaagaaataaagaaagaaaccaagggcacgggtgagcagcataaaaacaagagggggaaagagagggaggaaaaaaacgagaaggaaaaaaaaccaaacaaaaaaaaccccggAAATattgggaagaggaccctgcgtcgttccaggatctctttggggaactggtcgttcacgctgaagtccgttccttttaattccctgccgCGGTGTTTCACCTGTtccttttgtttgaagtggctgaatttggccacaataggaTGTGCTCTCCCAGCCGGCGACCTCATGGCCCACAAGCGATGCACTCTATCAAGGCgatgttctttacggtgtcctctggcagcttcaggtggattttaatAAAGCTTTTCACCATTGCCTCAGCGTCCTCTCCGGCagattctggaataccagaaaacactTTCGCGCTGTCTCACTGCGTGTGTGCGCAGCGTACTACATGGTATATTAAAGCAGCATTAATGAACAATATTAGTCAGATGTTCTACATCCCCTTTCTTTAGCTTAGGACTGCATAAACGACTAACAACATCTTTAGCAATAATCCATTAACAACATATCCTAGTCCTGTGTCATTGGTAAGAACATAGTGAGACAGTCACATGTACTGtccattgcttttttttttttcttttttttttaatgttacagtCCATCTCTTATGCCTTAGTGTTCATACTTGGGGTTTGGCTTGCAGACTCTCCCAAATCGTGTGATGTAAGCATCACTTGCCACACGACAGGGGGACTGGACAGGGGCTTGTGTGAAGTGTTGTGTGCGGCTATGTGTTTGTTCTTCAGTGTGTGGCACAGGTCTTTGGATCTGCTGTGGGGAACTTGTGGTTGGTGGTTGGGCCGCGGTGTAATCATCACGGGAATCTCCGTGTTGTGGTGGCGGTTCAGAGACTGGGAGGACATGCCTGCAGTTCCGCCTGTATTCTCCACCTCCTGACTGGACAATGTACAATCTGGGCTCCTTGCAGGCTTCCTTGATGGTTCCTAAGGAGTCATGTCCATGACGCGTTTGCATCCGCACAACCTCACCTGGCATGAGGGGACGGAGGGGTCTGCTGGACTtgtcatagtatttcttctgTGCATGGCGCTTGTGAAGTAAGTTTGTTTTAACAGCTCTGTTGCTTTTGGGGCTGGGAACGAGCAGACGTTTACACACAGGTAGGGTAGTGCGCGTCTGTCTTGACATCAGCCTTTCAGCTGGAGAACCTAATGTGTGGTCTCGTGGCACATTGCGGAGATTGAGTAGGTTGAGGAAGACATCTGTTCCATCTCTCTTTGATCTCCCCATCAACTGCTTTGCACTGCGAACTGCACGTTCAGCAAGTCCATTGGCCTGCGGATAGTCTGGGCTACTTGTCACATGAACAAAGTCCCAGGCCGAAGCAAAGTCTGCCAAGCGTTGGCTAGTGAATTGGGTGCCGTTGACTGATATTACTTTGTGCGGGCAGCCATGGACGGAAAAGTGTCTTTTAAGCTTTTTAATGACAGTGTTGGCGGTTAGGTCACGAAGCAAGTCTACCTCGAACCAACCTGAGTAAGAGTCGACGACAACCAGGTGATGTTGACCATTCCACTCAAAGATGTCAATGGCGACGGTTGACCAGGGTAAGTCCGGCACTGGATGTAGCTTCAGTGGCTCTTTCTGTTGATGTGGCCTGGTGCTGTTGCACACTGGACATGCAGCTGTTTCTTGCTCTATATCTTCAGTCATTGTGGGCCAAAACACGATACCACGGGCCCTGCATTTAGTAGCTTCCGTGCCTGGGTGCCCTCTGTGGAGGATGGCAATATAATCCTTTTGCAAAGACTTGGGGATCACTGTTTTCGGGCCTTTCGTGACAATGCCATCTTCTAGGGTGAGTTCACCTCGATATGGGTGGTATTGACGAAGTTCTGTGGGCAGCTGATTTTGTCTGCAAGGCCAGCCTCTCATTATGACACTGCTCAGTTTCTGTAGCTCTGGATCAGAGGCAGTGTGCTCCTTTAGCTGTGTCAGCCTGGAAGAAGAGATTTGTTGGATCGACATGATCTCGTAGTCAGTTGTTTCATCACTGTACTGATCTGTCGAGTTTGTGGGAGCACGGGACAAAGTGTCGGCGAGGTACATCTGCAAGCCTTTTTTGTACACCATCTGAAAGTTGTACTTCTGCAGTCTTAGCATCATGCGTTGCAGTCTGGCTGGAGCTGAATGTATTGGCTTGTTTAAGATAGTGACTAACGGCTGGTGATCAGTTTCGATTTGGATTTGCTTTCCATAGATGTAATCATTGAACTTGGAACAACCGAATACAACTGCAAGAAGCTCCTTCTCGATCTGTGCATAGCGCATTTCTGTCTGCGTCAGAGTACGAGAGGAGTAGGCAATCGGGGCGCCTTCCTGGAGGCATGCAGCCCCGAGTCTATACTGCGATGCATCACACGTTAGCGTGATGGGTTTCTGGATGTCGTAGTAGCTGAGGATGGGAGGACTGGTTAGGCTCTGTTTTAAAGCATCGAATGCATCTTGATGCTGCTTCAGCCAGCACCACTGAATGTCTTTGCACGTTAGCTCCCGAAGTGGGGCTGAGAGCTCACTGAAATCAGGAATGAACTTTCCTAGGTAATTAATCATCCCTAAGAAGCATTGGAGAGCTGTGACGTTTTCAGGTGTGGGCATCTCCTTAATTGCTTTAGTCTTTGCTGGGTCAGGCTTTAAGCCCTTGCTTGGGAAGACATGACCAACATAGCAGACTTCTTTGAGACTGAATTTGCACTTCAGGGGGTTGAGTCTCAGTTTGACTTCCCTTGCACGGTCGAGTACCTTTCTGAGATTGTGTTCATGCTCTTTCATATCTCTTCCGCCAATGATTATGTCGTCGACGATGACAGCACAGGGTTTTCCAGCAAAGATCTGCTCCATTGCACGCTGGAACACCTCGCTGGCTGAGTTTATTCCATACAGCATTCTGAGAAAGCGGAATCTGCAAAACGGCGAGCTGAAAGTCGTGAGCATGGATGATTTGTGGTCAAGCGTTATCTGCCAAAAGGAGCATTtcgcatccaggacagaaaagACTTTGGAGTTAGGCATTTGGGCGGCTACCTCCTCTATAGTACGCATAGGGTGATGTGGGCGTTTTAGCGCTTTGTTTAGATCTCTTGGATCGATGCAGAGTCTGATGTCATCTGAATTTTTCTTGTGGGTCGCCACCATAGACGACACCTGTTGGCTCGGTGACAGGGGTGATCACACCCAACTCGACCATGCGGGTTAATTCTGCTTTAACCTTGTCTTGCATTGGAACTGGTATTTTGCGTGCAGGCTTTACTACTGTTGTGACTTCTGGGTCTATTTTCATGGAATAGGTAACCGGAAGTTTACCAAGTTTATCTTCGAAGAGGTCTGAATACTCTAAGAAGATCTGTTCTGAAAAGGTGCTTTCCACATCCTTGGCTACATGGTGGACTTCTTTGTTCAATGTGATTAATTGTAAGTGGAGTGAGTCTGGTAAGCCAAGTAGGGGTTGTACGTCTCGTTTCACTACGAAGAACTGCAGAGGGTATTCCTTGCCTGCAGAGTGGCATGGGAGTGTTGCTGTGCCAGCTGTTTGGATTTCCTCACCTCTATATGCCAccagtttagttttctgtgATGGCAGGAGTTTTTCATCTTGTCTCAGTTATTCAAAAAGGTCAGCTGGCATGACATTACATTTGGCGCCAGTGTCCACCTTGAGCTCTAAGCGTTTTCCATTAATATGCACCGTGGTGAAAATGTCATTCTTGTATGGAAAGCAGGGATTTATAGTGTCTATATTAATTCCATTCACATAGAACATTTCCTCATCGCTGCTAGGCGCTTGCATCTCAATGTGGTTAACAGGTCTCTTTTTGAATTGCCGTGTTTGTGATGACTTGCCACATTTCTGGAAATGATTCCATTTTTGGCACTTATGGCATTGCTGGCCATATGCTGggcatttgtctctttttgccTCGTGGCTGTCCCCGCAGTTGTTGCAGTTTGTGATTGCGTGAGCGAGCCTCTGTTCTGGATGTGTTGCACGCCACTCATTGCCTGTCTTTGTCTTGACTTTGTgtggatgttttttctttattgtgtgATGCAAGGTATCCACCTTTGTTGCCATTTGTTTTGGAGCTGCTAGAGCTTTCGTATGTTGATCTGTCTGCTCGAATATCTGGCACATTTCAATTGCTTTGCTCAAAGTTAAGTCACTGTCGCGCAGCAGTTGCTTTCTCATGCTGTCACTATTGTTGAattctcccaattctttgaatctttgggctgaaggaaggacaatactcggtgtatcaatgctcaatcaacaatcatttatttccatacaattcaacaataagagcattacaacgtccggacgggagagatgctaccagagggtcaggcacatgtctcaaaatggtgacgggttgctcagctttttatagtctctagtggcccccagctagtcgtaaaagccaaaacatcacattctttctctgttacagcgcctaagttatgacctcggcagttgtttctctgctttctgtaaggtgggggtgtggaatgtggtctatctatctcccctgtctttagacccagagtctcctgcttacaaccttctcttcatgattcaataattaagcatgtcaagaaaacagtgtaacacattcccagcagatcaaggatacagagtgatgcacatttatctaatgaactaatatgtgaatatgttctgttaactcaaaagtataatgagaactaaactacatacagctcacacactctatattaaagggtataatgtgatctacagcagtattctaattcaactactttgattacatatataaggtaacatataataacagaataatctaatGCTATTTATGCCACAAACAAGTCTATCTCTGATGAGCTCGTCTTTAAGCTGGTCAAATCTGCAACTGCCTGCCTTATTTTTCACGTAAGACTCAATTGTTTCATCTGGCCTTTGGTTTCTGGTGTTAAACTTGTGCCTTTCCATTGTTATGTTTGTTTGGGGATTACACAGTTCCCGAAATTTGCGCTTTAGACATTCCGGGTCTTCTCTCAATTCTGCTTCGGTCACCAATCGTCTGTGTTCTCCTTCCCCCGCGTGCACCGCGGGTGCATAAATGAAGGCGCGCTCCCGCTCGATGGCTTCAGAGCCGGCCAGGTTTAGCAGGATGAACGCTCTAGTTCGAGCATCCTTATCGGAATGAGCAGCGGCTATAAATATGTCGTATTCCTGCTCGAATACACGCCACTTCTCGACGATGTTTCCACTGAACACCAATGGTTCTGGTCTATGGAATCCGTCTGACATGGTCGTTGATGCTCAATAGCCTTTGCTACGATAGCCGAGCAACGCTAGCTGGTTACTTGCTTGCTTCGTCCGCAAAGTGCTGGGAAAACTTTAGCCTTACTACTCCGTCGGCAGGGCTGTAGCACACGACCAAACCAcaacttctgacaccatgtttgATGTTCAGTAAAGAATCTGGATTCGTGATTACTAGCAAGCTTTGTTTACTGTGTAACTGAGCAGACATTACACGTAAGCCACCTCACTCCCGGGGGGGGGCGGGTCTCACTTTTGCGCTGTCTCACTTTGTGCGTGCGCAGCGTACTACACGGAACAGGTATATTAAAGCAGCATTAATGAACAATATTAGTGAGATGTTCTACACACTCTGAGCCTTCTTCATGACTAAATCTTGGAAACAgcggtcgatgtaatcttggagaacgtctaaactctccccgttgttCTCCAGGGTATTAGAGATGATAGgacagatgttgttagttatatgacaattgattagtatatctggtaatactgaagcttaaagAAACTTTGTTCAATTCTAAACTACCATTCGCTTTAATTTTCCGCCAAAGTCTCTggcgtctgacgtcagttacagcatgagtcgcttaccttgtccatcacttccgtcacttacctcTCCCTCcgttttttcagtttgtgtaaTTCTACATGAATTAATTTGTGTGTAGCACATTTTCACTTCAACATTTATTGTAACGCAATCCCTTAATAATTCAAATTCATATTAAGaatttctgtcactttttaaaaactctgctGTCAATCACAATTTATTTCTTTCATGaaacttattttattaaatCACACATTTTGTAACTCAGACTCTCAAATTAGTGTCTTCAGAGTGTTGCTTCAaccgcacacacatacacccacacacacactctgataaTTTTCAGTCACATAAAGCTGGATATTAAGACTTTTTTAGCATCTGTTAGCTGTGATGTAAAGGTACCCAGGGGGGCATTGCAATCTCTTTCTACCCCAGGTCTCAAGATACACTCCACACAGGAGTCATCACACTAAAGACTGGTTTGCAGCTGCCTGGTAACAAGGCAAACTTGAAAACCTGGAATCTTCCCTCTGAGTAGCCACAGCAACATTTTGGTGATTAAAACAATCATGTCGAGGTTTTTTGTGACACTGTTTTCAACCAGTCTGACCCAGTGATAGCCAGCAACCACTCGGCAAACAGTATCAGAATGCACATTTTGTTGCTAGTGACAGGAGGTTGCCAGTGGGTTGTTAACCCTTTTCTAGGCCTCTATAATTGAAACCAGCACTATTTGACAACCAGTGTTGGGGTTATTACTCAAGAAATGTAATGTATGGCATGTTACTTGTTAAATGTCTTAAAATTAATATAGTACATTATTGATAGAGAAAGTAATTTGATATACCATTTGGTACATTAAggaatgatttcttttttctacagTATGCTGACCTCACAGGAGCCAGGCTGCAGTATCTGTAGAGTCACAATTAGTTTCACTGCTTTTCTAAACCAGGGGTAGAACATAGCATAAATCAAAGGGTTTAGACAGGAGTTAAAATAGTACATATAGATCACAATCGATGCAGATGAGCTATTGAGCAACTCGTTTCCAAAAAGTGAAATAATGTAATATGAGCAGAAACATAATAGAAACACAAGAACAAGAACACCCAGAGTCCTGGCTGCTTTTAACTCTGATTTCTTTGCTGTTAGAGTCACTGAGAGCTGCAGTGTGACAGCTGTAACCTGAGAGCGCATGGCACGGGCCTGAGACACAGCCACCACAAACACTCTCATATACAGAACAATGATGACAGTAAGTGGAATAATAAAGGCTAAAACAAGGTCAACAAATCCTGCAATAAATTCAATGAAAATTATACATCTTCCATAGCAAGATTTATGCTTGCCTGGTTGACTTAGATCATCTATTAAAATCACATAGCTGTAGAAAACAGAGCAGAgccaacacagacagacacagagtttcACTCTTCCCTCTGTGATTCTGGTGGGGTAATGCAGAGGGTCACAAATAGCCACATAGCGGTCGACTGATATCAGCACCATGTTGCCCACTGAGGCAGAGGCAACGATGTAGGATACATAATTATACAATGAACATGTGAGCTGACCAAGAAACCAACACGCTGTATTTCGCAGGATTTCTCCAGGCATAAACAGAAGACCAACGAGAAAGTCAGTGACAGCCAGAGAAAGGAGCAGGATGTTAGTGGGTGTGTGGAGCTGCCTAGAAAGATaggaaaatataatttaaaaaaaaagtcaacagaAAGAAAGTATTCAAACAGATATAACAAATCAGGTATACACTTGTAAAGCCACAGCAGCAGGTAAAAAATATGAAACTCTGCCTGAAGTGGGAGACTGCAATGATGACGAGCAGGTTGAGAGTCACAGTCAGCAGAGACATTGAGGACACAACAATATAAAGGAGCAAAACTTGAGACAGAGGAGTTGTAGGTTTCTTGCAGGAGATGTTGAAGAGTTGTGGAAAGCAGAGCTCTGCTCCATCCTGAGTATCCATCTCCacagacctgcagagagctccagCTCTGGCTGAGTTATGACTACAATTAGTAATATAACTGATCCCAACACCACATCCTCTCAACTCCTcccctcttctttctttcagtttttattggACATTGATTTCCCCCTTCCCTTCGTCTTGGCCTAAAGCTTCACTATTTTCTTCTTGTAGgcctgcctctctctcttttctaaaTTCCTTTTGGATATGTTGTACTTGGGATTCTTTTACTGTATcctaatctctctctctctgttcattCTAGGTCAGAAATGGAAGTCTCAATTATTGAATTCACTCAACTTGTCAATCAATAGGCCCACAAAACCCCTATACAGGATGTTGATTTCAGCtcgctgatttaaaaaaaaaaaggtcctaATCCCTGATCCTATGAGTCTTGCCCAGTGGACAATGCAGGATTCTGATGCTGATGTGGGTGAGGGGACTCACCCAGTACTGGCTACCTCAAAatcagccaggtgttttccatAATAACCCTGACAAGACGTAACCTGAGTAGCTTATTTAACATGGCACTTGTTATTTCTGGTATTATTTTAGTAGCTTTGAAGGAAGGGTAACCTGTGTGAGCTATTTgcactaataaaaaataatcctcATTTTTACAGCAATAAAGGATGAATGTGGAAACATACTTACCACCCCAAATTATATTAATATTCAGTTCAGTCATTTTATAAAAATTTGTATACTTCTGAAGCTT
This genomic window from Astatotilapia calliptera chromosome 16, fAstCal1.2, whole genome shotgun sequence contains:
- the LOC113008284 gene encoding trace amine-associated receptor 13c-like, producing the protein MDTQDGAELCFPQLFNISCKKPTTPLSQVLLLYIVVSSMSLLTVTLNLLVIIAVSHFRQLHTPTNILLLSLAVTDFLVGLLFMPGEILRNTACWFLGQLTCSLYNYVSYIVASASVGNMVLISVDRYVAICDPLHYPTRITEGRVKLCVCLCWLCSVFYSYVILIDDLSQPGKHKSCYGRCIIFIEFIAGFVDLVLAFIIPLTVIIVLYMRVFVVAVSQARAMRSQVTAVTLQLSVTLTAKKSELKAARTLGVLVLVFLLCFCSYYIISLFGNELLNSSSASIVIYMYYFNSCLNPLIYAMFYPWFRKAVKLIVTLQILQPGSCEVSIL